One segment of Panicum virgatum strain AP13 chromosome 3K, P.virgatum_v5, whole genome shotgun sequence DNA contains the following:
- the LOC120700434 gene encoding casein kinase 1-like protein 2 isoform X1 produces MEPRIGNRFRVGRKLGSGSFGEIFLGTNVQTNEEVAIKLENVKTKHPQLLYESKLYRILQGGIGIPNVKWFGVEGDYNVLVMDLLGPSLEDLFSFCNRKLSLKTVLMLADQMINRVEFVHSKSFLHRDIKPDNFLMGLGKRANQVYVIDFGLAKKYRDTSTHQHIPYRENKNLTGTARYASVNTHLGIEQSRRDDMESLGYVLMYFLRGSLPWQGLKAGNKKQKYEKISERKIATSTEALCRGYPTEFASYFHYCRSLRFEDAPDYQYLKRLFRDLFIREGFQFDYVFDWTILKYQQAQMTSAPPHAIAPAVGQSSGMAPVANNNRHSGTEEGRRSGWSDMDATRRQVPPPAINAGSLAKQKSPVQHEQSTSKDAVFSSSTFLGRSSGSSRRPAVSSSREPSTEAEQTRSRTTDASPGTFQRSGAPRWSPQMPDSSDGRRSSSGRRHSSNLKNYESTIRGMQGLNFDGDDRVHY; encoded by the exons ATGGAGCCGCGCATCGGCAACAGGTTCCGCGTCGGCCGCAAGCTGGGGAGCGGCTCTTTCGGGGAGATCTTCCTCG GTACCAACGTGCAGACCAACGAGGAGGTCGCAATAAAACTG GAAAATGTCAAGACAAAACATCCTCAATTGCTTTACGAGTCAAAATTATACAGAATACTTCAAGGAGGAA TTGGAATTCCAAATGTTAAGTGGTTTGGTGTTGAGGGTGATTACAATGTTTTGGTTATGGATTTACTGGGACCAAGCCTCGAAGATCTTTTCAGTTTTTGTAACAGGAAGCTGTCCCTCAAAACTGTTTTGATGCTTGCTGATCAAATG ATCAACCGAGTTGAGTTTGTCCATTCCAAGTCATTCTTACATAGAGATATCAAGCCAGACAATTTTCTCATGGGCCTCGGAAAAAGGGCAAACCAG GTTTACGTTATAGATTTTGGACTTGCAAAGAAGTACAGAGATACATCAACACACCAGCACATCCCATACAG AGAGAACAAGAACTTAACTGGAACAGCAAGATATGCAAGTGTGAATACCCACCTTGGAATTG AACAAAGCCGGAGAGATGACATGGAATCTCTTGGATATGTACTGATGTACTTCTTGAGAGGAAG CCTTCCTTGGCAGGGTCTGAAAGCTGGGAACAAGAAACAAAAGTATGAAAAGATCAGCGAAAGAAAAATTGCTACTTCAACTGAG GCCCTCTGTCGTGGATATCCTACCGAATTTGCTTCTTACTTCCATTACTGCCGCTCACTACGCTTCGAAGATGCGCCAGActatcaatatctgaagagATTGTTCAGAGACCTTTTTATCCGAGAAG GCTTTCAGTTTGATTACGTTTTTGACTGGACAATCCTAAAGTACCAGCAGGCACAGATGACCAGTGCTCCTCCTCATGCAATT GCTCCAGCGGTAGGACAAAGCTCTGGGATGGCTCCTGTGGCAAACAATAATAGGCATTCAG GCACTGAAGAGGGAAGGAGAAGTGGGTGGTCAGACATGGACGCAACGCGTCGGCAGGTTCCACCACCGGCTATAAATGCTGGCAGCCTAGCCAAGCAGAAGTCCCCTGTTCAACATGAGCAATCGACATCGAAAGATGCTGTG TTCTCCAGTTCGACTTTTTTGGGACGTTCAAGCGGATCGTCAAGGCGGCCTGCTGTCTCTAGTAGCCGAGAACCAAGCACTGAAGCGGAGCAAACGCGTAGTCGTACTACTGACGCAAGCCCAGGGACATTCCAGAGGTCAGGAGCTCCACGGTGGAGCCCGCAGATGCCTGACTCCTCGGATGGCAGGCGCTCGTCATCTGGCAGGCGCCACTCATCTAACCTGAAGAACTACGAGTCCACTATCAGGGGCATGCAGGGCCTGAATTTCGACGGTGATGACAGGGTTCACTATTAG
- the LOC120700434 gene encoding casein kinase 1-like protein 2 isoform X2, with product MEPRIGNRFRVGRKLGSGSFGEIFLGTNVQTNEEVAIKLENVKTKHPQLLYESKLYRILQGGIGIPNVKWFGVEGDYNVLVMDLLGPSLEDLFSFCNRKLSLKTVLMLADQMINRVEFVHSKSFLHRDIKPDNFLMGLGKRANQVYVIDFGLAKKYRDTSTHQHIPYRENKNLTGTARYASVNTHLGIEQSRRDDMESLGYVLMYFLRGSLPWQGLKAGNKKQKYEKISERKIATSTEALCRGYPTEFASYFHYCRSLRFEDAPDYQYLKRLFRDLFIREGFQFDYVFDWTILKYQQAQMTSAPPHAIAPAVGQSSGMAPVANNNRHSGTEEGRRSGWSDMDATRRQVPPPAINAGSLAKQKSPVQHEQSTSKDAVFDFFGTFKRIVKAACCL from the exons ATGGAGCCGCGCATCGGCAACAGGTTCCGCGTCGGCCGCAAGCTGGGGAGCGGCTCTTTCGGGGAGATCTTCCTCG GTACCAACGTGCAGACCAACGAGGAGGTCGCAATAAAACTG GAAAATGTCAAGACAAAACATCCTCAATTGCTTTACGAGTCAAAATTATACAGAATACTTCAAGGAGGAA TTGGAATTCCAAATGTTAAGTGGTTTGGTGTTGAGGGTGATTACAATGTTTTGGTTATGGATTTACTGGGACCAAGCCTCGAAGATCTTTTCAGTTTTTGTAACAGGAAGCTGTCCCTCAAAACTGTTTTGATGCTTGCTGATCAAATG ATCAACCGAGTTGAGTTTGTCCATTCCAAGTCATTCTTACATAGAGATATCAAGCCAGACAATTTTCTCATGGGCCTCGGAAAAAGGGCAAACCAG GTTTACGTTATAGATTTTGGACTTGCAAAGAAGTACAGAGATACATCAACACACCAGCACATCCCATACAG AGAGAACAAGAACTTAACTGGAACAGCAAGATATGCAAGTGTGAATACCCACCTTGGAATTG AACAAAGCCGGAGAGATGACATGGAATCTCTTGGATATGTACTGATGTACTTCTTGAGAGGAAG CCTTCCTTGGCAGGGTCTGAAAGCTGGGAACAAGAAACAAAAGTATGAAAAGATCAGCGAAAGAAAAATTGCTACTTCAACTGAG GCCCTCTGTCGTGGATATCCTACCGAATTTGCTTCTTACTTCCATTACTGCCGCTCACTACGCTTCGAAGATGCGCCAGActatcaatatctgaagagATTGTTCAGAGACCTTTTTATCCGAGAAG GCTTTCAGTTTGATTACGTTTTTGACTGGACAATCCTAAAGTACCAGCAGGCACAGATGACCAGTGCTCCTCCTCATGCAATT GCTCCAGCGGTAGGACAAAGCTCTGGGATGGCTCCTGTGGCAAACAATAATAGGCATTCAG GCACTGAAGAGGGAAGGAGAAGTGGGTGGTCAGACATGGACGCAACGCGTCGGCAGGTTCCACCACCGGCTATAAATGCTGGCAGCCTAGCCAAGCAGAAGTCCCCTGTTCAACATGAGCAATCGACATCGAAAGATGCTGTG TTCGACTTTTTTGGGACGTTCAAGCGGATCGTCAAGGCGGCCTGCTGTCTCTAG
- the LOC120700433 gene encoding IQ domain-containing protein IQM1-like → MPLRSPPGAADRNAASPKLLDDMPARSPKLLRSNSSKKVAAASSLERAILSFKTWEPDAACAAARAPAADDHAAPPTPPSPVRRIHGARPGRLALGPQSPLAAARRQPPEQGARSPLHEAAATTVQKMFKGHRTRRSLADCAIVVEELWWKLYDQASLDRKSVSFFAGGKQETAASRWVRAGKRIAKVGKGLCKDDKAQQLALRHWLEAIDPRHRYGHNLHLYYDIWFQTSSTEPFFYWLDIGAGREIHHPSCPRTKLNSQLVMYLGMNERAAYEVVVEDGRLTYLQSGLLVNTTDESKWIFVLSTSRSLYVGQKKKGQFQHSSFLAGGATSAAGRLVAKDGVLKAIWPYSGHYLPTEENFNEFISFLQEHNVDLTNVKRCSVDDDEYPSLKRKQASDAEPSSQQEEEPKETAGPAAMAVIEEGTDAPAEAADAVSGEISGRAQVKWTSGAGARIGCVRDYPAELQSRALEQVNLSPNRPAAAAAQPGPIPSPRPSPRIRLSPRVQYMGMAASPGARPLKQQCLGLRPLTVRLTLPSSKSSKASNSTVNPSLN, encoded by the exons ATGCCTCTGCGGTCGCCGCCGGGGGCAGCCGATCGGAATGCCGCGTCGCCCAAGCTCCTGGACGACatgccggcgaggtcgcccAAGCTGCTCAGGAGCAACTCCTCCAAGAAGGTAGCGGCGGCAAGCAGCCTGGAGCGGGCCATCCTCAGCTTCAAGACCTGGGAGCCCGACgccgcttgcgccgccgcccgtgctccGGCGGCCGACGAccatgccgcgccgccgacgccgccgtcgcccgtgcGCCGCATCCACGGCGCGAGGCCGGGGCGGCTGGCCCTCGGCCCCCagagccccctcgccgccgcccggaggcagccgccggagcagggcgcgcgctcgccgctgcacgaggccgccgccaccacggtgCAGAAGATGTTCAAGGGCCACCGCACGCGCCGGAGCCTCGCCGACTGCGCCATCGTGGTGGAGGAGCTGTGGTGGAAGCTCTACGACCAGGCGTCGCTGGACCGCAAGTCCGTATCCTTCTTCGCCGGCGGCAAGCAGgagacggcggcgtcgcggtgggtCAGGGCCGGCAAGCGCATCGCCAAGGTCGGCAAGGGCCTCTGCAAGGACGACAAGGCGCAGCAGCTGGCGCTCCGCCATTGGCTCGAAGCG ATCGACCCGCGGCATCGCTACGGCCACAACCTGCATCTCTACTACGACATCTGGTTCCAGACCTCCAGCACCGAGCCATTCTTCTACTG GCTTGACATTGGAGCCGGACGGGAGATCCATCACCCGAGCTGCCCGAGGACCAAGCTCAACTCGCAGCTCGTCATGTACCTGGGAATG AACGAGCGCGCCGCCTACGAAGTGGTCGTGGAAGACGGGAGGCTGACGTACCTGCAGAGCGGCCTCCTCGTCAACACCACCGACGAGTCCAAGTGGATCTTCGTGCTCAGCACCAGCCGGTCGCTCTACGTGGGCCAGAAGAAGAAGGGCCAGTTCCAGCACTCCAGCTTCCTGGCCGGCGGCGCGACGTCGGCCGCCGGGAGGCTGGTCGCCAAGGACGGCGTCCTCAAGGCCATCTGGCCGTACAGCGGCCATTACCTCccgaccgaggagaacttcaaCGAGTTCATCAGCTTCCTGCAGGAGCACAACGTCGACCTGACCAACGTCAAG AGATGCTCGGTGGACGACGACGAGTACCCGTCGCTGAAGCGGAAGCAGGCCTCGGACGCCGAGCCGTCGTCGCAGCAGGAAGAGGAACCCAAAGAGACGGCCGGTCCGGCCGCGATGGCGGTGATAGAGGAAGGAACTGATGCTCCGGCGGAGGCAGCGGACGCCGTGAGCGGCGAGATCAGCGGCCGCGCGCAGGTGAAGTGgacgagcggcgccggcgcgcgcatCGGCTGCGTCCGGGACTACCCGGCGGAGCTGCAGAGCCGGGCGCTGGAGCAGGTGAACCTGTCGCCCAacaggccggcagcggcggcggcgcagccgggGCCGATCCCGTCGCCGCGCCCGAGCCCGCGGATCAGGCTGTCGCCGCGGGTGCAGTACATGGGCATGGCCGCGAGCCCCGGCGCGCGGCCTCTGAAGCAGCAGTGCCTGGGCCTCCGGCCGCTGACGGTGCGCCTCACGCTGcccagcagcaagagcagcaagGCCAGCAACTCGACAGTTAATCCATCACTGAATTGA